Within Streptomyces roseirectus, the genomic segment CGACCAGCGCCTCCGGTACGCGGCCGTCGGCGACGGCACCGGCCAAAGGGGCGCCGTACGTCTTGACGTTGGGCAGTTCGACGTCGGTGCCCGCGCGCAGCGCCGTGCCGGCGGCGTCGGCCCAGTCGACGGCGACGCCGTGCAGTGTCCGCAGGAAGGCGACGGCGAAGTAGTCGGCGACGACAGTGCCGTCGAAGCCCCACGTGTCGCGCAGCAGCCCGGTGAGCAGATCCTCGTCCGCTGCGGAGGGCATGCCGTCGGTGTCGGTGTAGGCGCACATCACCGACCGGGCGCCGCCCTCACGGATCGCCATCTCGAAGGGCGGCAGCAGCACGTCGGCGCGTTCCCGCGGGCCCATGGAGGTGGGGGCGAGGTTACGTCCGGCGCGGGAGGCCGAGTAGCCGGCGAAGTGCTTGAGGGTGGCGACGAGCCCGGCGGACTCCAGACCTTGCACGTACGCCGTCCCGATGGTGCCGACGAGGTACGGGTCCTCGCCGATGGTCTCCTCGACCCGACCCCAGCGGGCGTCGCGCACCACGTCCAGGACGGGCGCGAGCCCCTGGTGGACGCCGACGGCACGCATGTCGCGGCCGATGGCGGCGGCCATGCGCCGCACCGCGTCCGGATCGAAGGTCGCGCCCCAGGACAGCGGGACGGGGTAGGCCGTCGCCCCCCAGGCGGCGAAGCCGGCCAGGCACTCGTCGTGCGCGAGCGCGGGGATGCCGAACCGGTTCGTGGCGGCGATCCGGCGCTGGGTCCGGGCCAGGGAGAGCGCGCCCAGCGCGGGGTCGACCGGGACCGTGCCGAACGGCCGGGTCAGCTGGCCCAGGCCGTCCGGCAGGAGCGCGTCGAGATCGACGGCCTCCTCCATGTCGTGCTGGTGGGGGGCCACTTCACCGCCCTGGTCGGAGGCGCCCACCCACACGCCGTACAGCTGGGCGATCTTCTCCTGAAGGGTCATCGCGCCGATCAGGGCGTCGACCCTCGCGGGGACGGGAAGGGCGGGGTCGTTCCAGGGGGAGATCCCGGTGGGGGGTTCTGCGGGGGTCTCTGTGGTGGGCTCTACGGCCACGTCAGCGTTTCACTTTCTCGGTCAACGGCTGAATCCGGCGGTCAGACCGCTCAGCAGCTGGCGGCGGCCGAACACGTACAGGATGATCAGGGGCAGGGTGGTGAGGACGACGGCGGCCAGGAGCGCGGGGACGTTGACCCCGTACTCGCCCTGGAAGGTCCACAGCGCGAGCGGCAGCGTCCGCTGGGACGGGCTCTGGGTGAGGATCAGCGGCAGCAGGAAGCCGTTCCAGATGGTCAGCGCGTTGAAGATGGTCACGGTGAGGATCGCCGGGCGGGTGAGCGGCGCCGCCAGGCGCCACAGCGTCCCCCACTCGGTGGCGCCGTCCACCCGCATCGAGTCGAACAGCTCCTTGGGCACGTCGCGGATGAAGTTGGCGAGGATCAGCACGGACAGCGGGATGGCGAAGGCGATCGACGGCAGGATCAGCGCCAGCAGGCTGTCGTACAGCTGAAGTTTGATGATGATCAGGTAGACCGGGATGACCGTCGCCTGAAGGGGGATGGCGAGGCCCATGAGGAACAGGCCGTTCACCACCCGCAGGAACCGCATGCGCCAGCCGCGCACGATGGCGTAGGCGGCCATGAAGGAGACCGCGACCGCCGGCACCACCGCGCCGACGGTGACCACGACGCTGTTCCAGAGGTAGCTGACGAAGTCGGACTCGAAGACCAGCCTGTAGTTGTCCAGCGTGGGATCGGTCGGCAGCGCCAGCGGATTGCTCGCGTAGTAGGTGCTCTGCTCCTTGAGGCTGGTGACGAGGATCCAGTAGAGGGGGATGACGACGACGGCCAGCCAGAGCCATCCGGCCAGACCGCCGAGCCAGTTGCGCCGCCCGGCGGTCGTACCGCGACGGTGTCCCCGCTCCCGGCGGGCGGTCTTCTGCGGCTGAGGCTTGGTGAGCGTGGTGGTCATGTCAGACTCCCTCCAGCTGGCTCTCACCGGCGTCCCGGCCGCCGAGCCGGCGCAGCAGCAGGGCGAGGGCGAGGCCCACCAGGACGAGGATGACCGCGATGACGCTGGCCGGCCCCATCAGGCTGGCCTGGAAACCCCGCTTGTACATGTCCAGCGCGAGGACCCGGGTGGCGTCTCCCGGACCGCCCTCGGTCAGGACGAAGATGAGGTCGAAGAAGGTGAGCGAACCGACCACCATCAGCGTCGACGAGGTGATGATGGTGTACTTCAGCTGGGGCAGCGTGATGCTGAAGAACTGCCGGATCTGCCCGGCACCGTCCAACTGCGCCGCCTCGTACAGGGACTTCGGGATCTGCTGGACGCCCCCCTGGTAGATCAGCGAGTGGAACGGCACGAACTGCCAGGAGACGACGAAGATGACGACGCCGAAGGCGAGCCAGGGACGCCCCAGCCAGTCCTTGCTGAGCCAGTCGAACCCCAGCCCGGCGCCCAGCCCGAAGTTGGGGTCCAGCAGCGCCTTGTACGCGACCGCGATCGCCGCGGAACTGAGCAGCAGCGGCACGAAGTAGATCAGGCTCAGCACCGCACGGTAACGCTGGCGGCCGGCCAGGAACGTGCCGAGCAGAATGCTCGCCGGGGTCTGGACCGCCCAGGACACGGCCATCACCAGGAACGTCACCCACAGGGCGTGCGGCAGCCCGGGGTCGGTGAGCACCGCACGCCAACTGGTCAGCCCGGACGGCTCGATGGAGCCGATGCCGTCCCACGTCGTGAAGCTCAGCAGGAAGACGCCGACGAGCGGGACCACGGCGAAGCCGACGAAGAACAGCAGCGCCGGTACGGCCAGCCAGGGCAGGATGCCGGGCCGGCCCTCGCGCGCCGGGGAGCTGGTGAGTGCGCTCACGTGCCGATGACCTTGTTGAGGTTGGAGGCGAACTGCTGCGGCGATATGGACAGTTGGAACAGCCTGACGATGTTGTCCAGCAGCGCCTCGGCGGACGTCGGGCTGAGCGCCTGGTCCCAGGACTGGCCGAACGCCTTCGCGTTGCTGGCGACGCCGTAGACGAACTCCAGGAACTCGGAGCTCTTGGACCCGGCCAGCAGCTTCTGCGAGTCCTTGCGGATCGGCACCGCCCCGGTGTCGATCCACTCCTTCACCTCCTCGTCCGTGAGGACGCCGGTGGCGAAGAACTTCTTCGCGATCTCCTTCTGCTCGGCGCTGGCCTTCGAGGAGATGGACAGGTACTGGGCGGGGTTGCCGACGGAGTTGCTCGGGTCGCCCTTGCCGCCTTCGACGGGCGGGAAGTTCATGAAACCGAGGCCGCCGCTGGAGACGAAGTTCTTCCCCTCGTTCTGCTGGATGCCGTACGACCAGGTGCCGTGCAGCATCATCGCGGCCTTGCCGGTGTAGAGCAGCGCCTGGTCGGCGTTGGAGTCCGCGGTGATCGAGGAGAAGCCCTTGATGAATCCGTCCGCCTTGACGAGGTCCTGCACCTTGGTCAGCGCCTCGATGGCGGCCGGGTGGGACCAGGCGTCCTTCTCGCCGTCGTAGATGGCCTGGAACACCTCGGGGCCGCCGATGCGGTCGAACAGGAACTCCAGCCACATCATGTTCGTCCACCGGGACTGGCCGCCGAGGGCGAACGGCGCAATGCCCTTCGCGTTGAACCTGGGCACCAGGGCCATGATGTCGTCCCAGGACTGGGGCGGCTGGACGCCGACGTCGTCGAAGACCTTCTTGTTGTAGAACAGGACGATCGGCTCCACGCTCTCGAACGGCACCGCGTAGAGCTTGCCGTCGACGGTCGCCGGGCCGAGCGAGTTCGGGAAGAGCCGGTTCTTGAACTCAGGGTTCTCGTCGAACCACGGGGTGAGGTCGTCGACCTGGCCGGCCTTCACGTAGGTGCGCAGCGTGCCGCCGCCCCACCCCCAGATGATGGTGGGCGCCTTCCCGGCGCCGATGGCGGTCTTGATCCTCGTCTTGAAGGCGTCGTTCTCGAAGGTGGTGACCTCGATCTTGCCCTTGGGGTTGGCCTTGTTGAACCGCTCCACCGCACCGGTTCTGACGCCTTCCTGAGGCTGGCCGCTCAGATGCCAGTACGTGGCGGTTCCACCACCGCTCTCGCTGGGGCCGGACGAGCCGCAGGCCGCGAGGGCCGCGGAGGCCGGCGCGGCGGCGGCCAGGCCGAGGAGGGTACGTCGGGAGAGCGCCATGTTCTTCTCCGCACTCGAGAGCCGTCAGCATCTCGTGAGTCATGGTGAAAGGTTTTCGAAACAGCTTTCTCCGAGCTCTGTCCGTGCAAATTAGGTATCGAACTGACGCCCTGTCAAGGTGCGTGCAGGCATGTTGTCGTGTTGCGGACAGCCCCTTAATATCGGGCAAGAACGACTCCTGAGGGGCCCTGGCGGTGGACCGAAACCATTTCGAAATCGACTGACCTGGGACGGAGAGGTGATGTGATGTCCGCGGCTGACGCACGGTCGGCCCAGGTCATGCCTGAGGCCGCTGCCGGGGTGCCGTACGGTTGACCGGTTCCACCCGCACGGCCGGCCCGACCGGCAGCTCACCACACCGGTGGACGTACAGCTGGGAGGAACCGATGCGTCCGAACGCCAGGCGCACCACCTTGGCCGATATCGCCCAGGCGGCGGGAGTCTCCGTCGCGACCGTGTCCAAAGTGGTCAACGGCCGCGGTGACGTGGCGCCGCACACCCGCAGCCGGGTACAGGAACTGCTGCGGCAGCACGACTACCTCGCGCCGGTGTTCCGTCACACCGAGGCCGCCGAGAGCCCGACCGTCGAGGTGCAGTTCCAGGGCGGCCTCAAGTCGTACGTGGCCGCGACCCTGGAAGGCATCATCGACTCCGCCGCCGAATCGGGGGCCTCGGTGGTGATCAGCAAGGCGTCCCACGCCCCGCACTGGGCCCGGGACCTGGTCTCGGCCGGACGCCGCGCCGTCATCGCGGTCACCAGCGGGTACACCACCGCGCACATGGACGAACTGGCCCGCTCCGGGCTGCCGTTGGTCGTCCTCGACCCGCTGCACCTGCCGGACAGCCGCGTCCACAGCGTCGGGTCGACCAACTTCGGCGGCGGGCTGGCCGCGACCCGGCACCTGCTCTCCCTGGGCCACCGCCGCATCGCCTACATCGGCGGACCGGCCATGGCCATGGCCAACCAGGCACGCGTGCACGGCTACCGCGCCGCCATGGAGGAGGAGGGCGCGCAGGTGCCGGACGCCTACGTCCGGCCCGGGGACTTCACGTACGAGACCGGGCTGCTCGGCGCCACGGTGCTCCTGGGGTTGCACGAGCCACCGACGGCGATCTTCGCGGGCAACGACGAGATCGCCCTCGGTGCCATCGAGGCCGCCCGCACCCGGGGGCTGCGCGTCCCCGAGGACCTGAGCGTGGTCGGCTTCGACGACACGAGCCTCGCCCAGATGGCCTCGCCGCCGCTGACCACCGTGCGTCAGCCGCTGCGGGAGATGGGCGGTGCGGCCCTGCGCACCGCCCTTCGGCTGGTCAACGGCGAGAAGGTCGAGTCCCACCACATCGAACTCGCGACGGAACTCGTGGTGCGCGCCTCGACGGCACCGCCCCGCGATCGCCTCTAGAAGAACCCGAGTTTCTTCGGGCTGTACGAAACGAGGAGGTTTTTGGTCTGCTGGTAGTGCTCCAGCATCATCTTGTGCGTCTCCCGCCCGATCCCCGACTGCTTGTACCCGCCGAACGCCGCGTGCGCGGGGTACGCGTGGTAGCAGTTGGTCCAGACGCGGCCGGCCTGGATCGCCCGGCCCGCCCGGTAGGCCGTGTTGACGTCGCGGGTCCACACACCCGCGCCGAGCCCGTACGACGTGTCGTTGGCGATCTTGATGGCGTCGTCGAAGTCGTCGAACCCGGCGACGGAGACGACGGGCCCGAAGATCTCCTCCTGGAAGACGCGCATCCGGTTGTCGCCCTCGAAGATGGTCGGGCGGACGTAATAGCCGCCCTTCAACTCGCCGTCGAACTCGGCGCGTTCACCACCCGTGAGGATCTTCGCGCCCTCTTTCCGGCCGATCTCGATGTACGAGAGGATCTTGGACAGCTGCTCGCCGGACGCCTGCGCGCCGATCATCGTCTCGGTGTCGAGCGGGTGCCCCGGCTTGATCAGCTCGGTGCGGGCGACGGCCGCGGCGAGGAAGTCGGGGTAGTTGCCGCGCTGGATCAGCCCGCGCGAGGGGCACGTGCACACCTCGCCCTGGTTCAGCGCGAACATCGTGAACCCCTCGAGGGCCTTGTCGCGCAGGTCGTCGTCCTTGTCCCAGATGTCGTCGAAGAAGAGGTTCGGCGACTTGCCGCCCAGCTCCAGCGTCACCGGCTTCAGGTTCTCCGCCGCGTACTGCATGATCAGCCGCCCGGTCGAGGTCTCCCCGGTGAACGCGACCTTCGCCACGCGCGGGCTCGACGCGAGCGGCTTGCCCGCCTCCAGGCCGAAGCCGTTGACGATGTTCACGACGCCCGGCGGCAGCAGGTCGGCGATCAGGGACATCCAGTAGTGGATCGAGACGGGCGTCTGCTCGGCCGGCTTGAGCACGACCGCGTTGCCCGCCGCCAGCGCCGGCGCGAGCTTCCACGTCGCCATCAGGATCGGGAAGTTCCACGGGATGATCTGCGCGACCACTCCGAGCGGTTCGTGGAAGTGGTATGCCACCGTGTCGTCGTCCAGCTCGCTGAGCGAACCCTCCTGCGCGCGCACCGCCCCCGCGAAGTACCGGAAGTGGTCGATGGCCAGCGGTATGTCCGCCGCCAGCGTCTCGCGCACCGGCTTGCCGTTCTCCCAGCTCTCCGCGACGGCCAGCGCCTCCAGGTTCGCCTCCATCCGGTCGGCGATCTTCAGCAGGATGTCCGAGCGCTCCGTCGCCGACATCCGCCCCCACCCGGGCGCCGCCGCGTGCGCCGCGTCCAGCGCCCGCTCCACGTCCTCCACCGTGCCCCGCGCGACCTCCGTGAACGGCTGCCCGTTCACCGGGCTCGGGTTCTCGAAGTACTGCCCGCGCGCGGGCGGCACGTACTCCCCGCCGATGAAGTGGTCGTAACGCCCCTCGTAGGAGACGATCGCCCCCTCCGACCCGGGTGCGGCGTAACGAGTCATCCCATACCTCCCTCAGCAGCGCTGCCCGCCGTTGGACAGCTCCGACGGACGGTACGGAACGGGACGTTGCACGGACGTTGCGTCCGGGGGGAACCGGCGCGGGGTTCGTTGAGCGTGTGTGCGTACGGTGCGGGTGCGGGTGCGGGTGCGGGTGCGGGTGCGGGTGCGGGTGCGGGTGCGGGGGCCGGTGCCGGAGCTGCCGGGGCCGTGAGCCGGGTGCCACCGGAAACGCGAGCCGCGCACGGCCGGGAGTGTGGGCTGTGTGCTGCTGGGAGCGTGAACGGTGTGCTGGTGGTGGCGTGAGCCGCGCGCCACCGGAACCGCGATCCGGGCCGCCCGGCATTCCGTCCGAGGTGTCCGGCCCATGGCACCCGGTGCGGGGCGTCCGGCCCGCCCGGCGGAGGTCCCCCGGCAGACGTCCCGCCCGGCGTGAGGCGATTCGCCGCCCCGACGCCCCTCCGCGCCCCACCCGCCGCTCCCCGCAACGCCCCTCCACACCCCGCCGGTTCCCCGTCCCACCACTGCCTCATCCACCCTCTACCTCACCCACCCTCCGGTCCCCACCAACTCCTCCTCCAGCGCCGAGAGTCGCGCCCGCACCGACGCCGTCGGCCGTACTACCGCCAGCGCCCGCCACACCTCCAGGTCGTCCTCGCCCCACGGCGCGTGCGCCCAGTCGGTCAACAGGTCGGGATCCTGACCCGCGATCAGCGCCGCCCGCACCCCGTCCGCGAGCTGCCGCCGGAGCCGGGTCACCGCCGGCGCCCGCGAGCCGGGCAGCAGTGGACCGGCGTACGCGGCGAGGGCCGCCGTCACCGCCCCGGCGGCGAGCCTGCGTTCGACGACCGCGAGGTCCGACTCCACCGGCACCGTCAGCCGGTACGGCCGCGACGCCAGCAGGTCCGG encodes:
- a CDS encoding carbohydrate ABC transporter permease; this translates as MTTTLTKPQPQKTARRERGHRRGTTAGRRNWLGGLAGWLWLAVVVIPLYWILVTSLKEQSTYYASNPLALPTDPTLDNYRLVFESDFVSYLWNSVVVTVGAVVPAVAVSFMAAYAIVRGWRMRFLRVVNGLFLMGLAIPLQATVIPVYLIIIKLQLYDSLLALILPSIAFAIPLSVLILANFIRDVPKELFDSMRVDGATEWGTLWRLAAPLTRPAILTVTIFNALTIWNGFLLPLILTQSPSQRTLPLALWTFQGEYGVNVPALLAAVVLTTLPLIILYVFGRRQLLSGLTAGFSR
- a CDS encoding carbohydrate ABC transporter permease is translated as MSALTSSPAREGRPGILPWLAVPALLFFVGFAVVPLVGVFLLSFTTWDGIGSIEPSGLTSWRAVLTDPGLPHALWVTFLVMAVSWAVQTPASILLGTFLAGRQRYRAVLSLIYFVPLLLSSAAIAVAYKALLDPNFGLGAGLGFDWLSKDWLGRPWLAFGVVIFVVSWQFVPFHSLIYQGGVQQIPKSLYEAAQLDGAGQIRQFFSITLPQLKYTIITSSTLMVVGSLTFFDLIFVLTEGGPGDATRVLALDMYKRGFQASLMGPASVIAVILVLVGLALALLLRRLGGRDAGESQLEGV
- a CDS encoding extracellular solute-binding protein, with the translated sequence MALSRRTLLGLAAAAPASAALAACGSSGPSESGGGTATYWHLSGQPQEGVRTGAVERFNKANPKGKIEVTTFENDAFKTRIKTAIGAGKAPTIIWGWGGGTLRTYVKAGQVDDLTPWFDENPEFKNRLFPNSLGPATVDGKLYAVPFESVEPIVLFYNKKVFDDVGVQPPQSWDDIMALVPRFNAKGIAPFALGGQSRWTNMMWLEFLFDRIGGPEVFQAIYDGEKDAWSHPAAIEALTKVQDLVKADGFIKGFSSITADSNADQALLYTGKAAMMLHGTWSYGIQQNEGKNFVSSGGLGFMNFPPVEGGKGDPSNSVGNPAQYLSISSKASAEQKEIAKKFFATGVLTDEEVKEWIDTGAVPIRKDSQKLLAGSKSSEFLEFVYGVASNAKAFGQSWDQALSPTSAEALLDNIVRLFQLSISPQQFASNLNKVIGT
- a CDS encoding LacI family DNA-binding transcriptional regulator yields the protein MRPNARRTTLADIAQAAGVSVATVSKVVNGRGDVAPHTRSRVQELLRQHDYLAPVFRHTEAAESPTVEVQFQGGLKSYVAATLEGIIDSAAESGASVVISKASHAPHWARDLVSAGRRAVIAVTSGYTTAHMDELARSGLPLVVLDPLHLPDSRVHSVGSTNFGGGLAATRHLLSLGHRRIAYIGGPAMAMANQARVHGYRAAMEEEGAQVPDAYVRPGDFTYETGLLGATVLLGLHEPPTAIFAGNDEIALGAIEAARTRGLRVPEDLSVVGFDDTSLAQMASPPLTTVRQPLREMGGAALRTALRLVNGEKVESHHIELATELVVRASTAPPRDRL
- the exaC gene encoding acetaldehyde dehydrogenase ExaC, with the protein product MTRYAAPGSEGAIVSYEGRYDHFIGGEYVPPARGQYFENPSPVNGQPFTEVARGTVEDVERALDAAHAAAPGWGRMSATERSDILLKIADRMEANLEALAVAESWENGKPVRETLAADIPLAIDHFRYFAGAVRAQEGSLSELDDDTVAYHFHEPLGVVAQIIPWNFPILMATWKLAPALAAGNAVVLKPAEQTPVSIHYWMSLIADLLPPGVVNIVNGFGLEAGKPLASSPRVAKVAFTGETSTGRLIMQYAAENLKPVTLELGGKSPNLFFDDIWDKDDDLRDKALEGFTMFALNQGEVCTCPSRGLIQRGNYPDFLAAAVARTELIKPGHPLDTETMIGAQASGEQLSKILSYIEIGRKEGAKILTGGERAEFDGELKGGYYVRPTIFEGDNRMRVFQEEIFGPVVSVAGFDDFDDAIKIANDTSYGLGAGVWTRDVNTAYRAGRAIQAGRVWTNCYHAYPAHAAFGGYKQSGIGRETHKMMLEHYQQTKNLLVSYSPKKLGFF